The DNA window AATAGCGATGAAGAAATCGCTATTGTTGGTCCAAGTATGGGTGGACAAATATCGAGATATGCATTATCATATATGGAAAAAAAATATGCTGACACAAATGATGAAGATTGGAATCACAATACGGGTTTATGGGTAAGTGTCGATAGTCCACATCTAGGTGCAAACATTCCTGTTGGTGATCAAGCCCTCATATATTTAGCGAGCTCCATTGGCGATAGTGATTCGGCTAATGACTTTTACATGAATCAATTAGGAAGTGTCGCTGCCAAACAACAATTAATTGAATTCCATAGAAATGTACCAAGTCTTCACTCCATAAACGAAAATAATCTTAATGGTAAAGTAGCATCACAAGGATATTCTAATGATGATGGTTCACTATTTTATAGAACATATTATAATAATTTAGAAGATAATGGCTTACCAAATTCACATGGTTATCCTCAAAACTTACGTAAAATAGCACTAATAAATGGTTCTTTGAAAGGAAAAACAATAGGCTACAATAGTGAAAAAGTACTTAATATTAGAGGATTCCAAAGGGTAGATATTGATTTGCCATGGCCTTTTGGCTCAATTAACTTTAAGGTGCATATAGCGAGTCTAGAAAGTCACTTCATGCCTTCTTTTGGCTCTGGTTACAAAAGAGTTGCTAGATTTAAAGCAGGTTTTAGGGATTTCAAACTTAAATCTCCTAATATTAATTCAAGAGATAATATGGATATTGTACCAGGTGGATATTTCAATGCGCAAAATGATATCGCAACGTCAATACTAGGAACATCACCAATTGATGGTGCAGGAGGAAGCTTTTGGGAATTCCCAGGAGACAATATTATATACTGGTTATCTAGCTCTTTAGGAGACAGTGAATTTGAACTACGTGATTTCAGACCTAATCACTCTTTTATTCCTTCATTTTCAGCTATAGCACATAAAAATCCAGATCAAAGCTGGTTGAATTCGCTAGATTATAATTTAATTTGTAGTGATGAGACTTATTTTGATAGTTATTTTGGCCATGATGAAAATACGCAACATACAAGCTTCACAAAAGAAAGTGCACAATGGCTATTTGAAGAATTAGCAGGCAATGAACAAACGCCATACTATCCTTTAGATAATACCGATTTACATGGAGATAGTGCCTTTTGCTTAGATGAAGTAAGAACATTTTATTTTGGAACTTGTAAATTACCTTCACAACCAACCTGGTTTGCTTCTCTCAATCTTGAAATATTAGAAATAGACAACAATAATCAGAGTATTACTGTAAAAGCATTAAGTAATGGTAATGGACATATTATTGCAACCATAGAAGATGGGAGAAGCTTTAGTAAAAACATCTTTATTGGAGTACCTGATGTCCTTTCCGTAGAAAAAATTAATAAAATCAAAACTGGACTTTCAGACCCAATAGCTACATTTAACAGTTGTGATGATATAGCCATCAAACTTAATATGCAACCTTCAAACAATGAAGTCTCTGAAGTTGAGTGGCAACAAGTTTCCACAAATTTTACTTGGTCTGTATCTAATAATGAGTTTGCAATTATTAGTCCTCAATGTAATGGCAAAATACAATTTAAAGTAAGAATGAGAAACAATTGCGGATGGTCACGTTGGAAAACAATAAATTTCGACATAAAGCATTGCACTAAAAAATGCAACAAAATAGATGCAGAAGGTAGTATTACTAGCAATAATTTTGTTATCTATCCTGTTCCAGCTGACACCGTTTTAAATGTAAAATTAGCAAACCAATCAGCAGGCCTATTACAATACGGCGAAGGACTAGTTATAAAACTATTCACAAGTTCTGGTTGGATGGTGTATGAGGCAAATGCAATAGCAACTTTAACAACTATAAACGTTAGCAGTTTAGCTTCAGG is part of the Psychroserpens ponticola genome and encodes:
- a CDS encoding T9SS type A sorting domain-containing protein, translating into MKNFYLLVVFTLISNAINAQTKLDSMLVNVDKSTVTSGIIYERVTQFANLYNFNKPNYSNTADYKYLRQALNELHNASNQTRLISLQELENRIASTTQENHLDVAILNSTFQILNYNFENPNSGGLLLNETTQKFNQITNTPPFYSMQTSIVAPTKSIVKGHNAEFIFNENLFLENGENDIKTLTIDFGSITKTIISNGDFLAQNVIIPYNSSGTKELNCQITFNDNTTLITNGSFYFHYIPNTPSVNSLNGLCTASNTRTKDDYVIAEETFKGYKTNDPTIFPRIDYRIFYADESFHSDLNMYKPVIIIDGFDPGDKRKIQDCDCEEDPKCAAANLSNGVFDPNKHKSMVDFQAYDDENNENANILTKLRTLGYDVILVNQPTYETTNLDNNQQVTIDGGAYYIESNALALVALIKKIKLKLAEVNSDEEIAIVGPSMGGQISRYALSYMEKKYADTNDEDWNHNTGLWVSVDSPHLGANIPVGDQALIYLASSIGDSDSANDFYMNQLGSVAAKQQLIEFHRNVPSLHSINENNLNGKVASQGYSNDDGSLFYRTYYNNLEDNGLPNSHGYPQNLRKIALINGSLKGKTIGYNSEKVLNIRGFQRVDIDLPWPFGSINFKVHIASLESHFMPSFGSGYKRVARFKAGFRDFKLKSPNINSRDNMDIVPGGYFNAQNDIATSILGTSPIDGAGGSFWEFPGDNIIYWLSSSLGDSEFELRDFRPNHSFIPSFSAIAHKNPDQSWLNSLDYNLICSDETYFDSYFGHDENTQHTSFTKESAQWLFEELAGNEQTPYYPLDNTDLHGDSAFCLDEVRTFYFGTCKLPSQPTWFASLNLEILEIDNNNQSITVKALSNGNGHIIATIEDGRSFSKNIFIGVPDVLSVEKINKIKTGLSDPIATFNSCDDIAIKLNMQPSNNEVSEVEWQQVSTNFTWSVSNNEFAIISPQCNGKIQFKVRMRNNCGWSRWKTINFDIKHCTKKCNKIDAEGSITSNNFVIYPVPADTVLNVKLANQSAGLLQYGEGLVIKLFTSSGWMVYEANAIATLTTINVSSLASGVYTLVLNYEGVIETHQIIIQ